GTATGCCTGAACGACGCTCAAGATCGGTCACCTTTTCGGCAAGATTGTTGTTGGTAAAACGCATCCATACATAACCTAGCATCAGTACTACGAATACCAGAACGAATAATATCTTTTTCATATTTTTTCAATTATCCTTAATCTTGCACTGCGTGAAGCGGGATTGCGAGCCTGCTCCTCGCGAGATGCAACTATCGGTTTGGAATTAACTTTTCTATAAGTGCCTTGAGACTGGGCTTCCTTGTATATCTTTTTGACGATTCTTGCCTCAAGGGAGTGATAGTCGATTACGGCAACCCTGCCGCGAGGCGCAAGATGCGCTACAGCCGAATGCAATCCTTTTTCAAGGTTTGAAAGTTCGTCATTTACCGCTATCCTTAAAGCCTGAAACACCCTCATGGCTGTTTTGCGGAGTCTGTTTTCGCCGACCACCTCCCTCAACATCTCGCGAAGATCTGCAGCCGTCTTGATACTGTGCCTTTTCCGGGATACTTCATCCGCTATCCTTCTTGCGAAGGGTTCCTCCCCGTAATCCCTGAATATCTTTTCCAGGACATCTCTCTTTTCTTTCCTTATAATATCCAGAGCGGTAGGCCCGGAAGCCTGCGTATCGAATCTCATGTCGAGTTTTCCTTCACCCTGGTAGCTGAAGCCGCGATCAGGGCTCCTGACCTGATGCCAGGAGAGTCCGAGATCGAACACGACTCCATCCACTTCCTTAATTCCCTCCGCACTAAGAACCTCGTCCATAAACTTGAAGTTCTTATTGTGGAGGGAAAGCCGCTCGGCAAAGCACGCCAGTTTACGGCCTGCGTGGGCGAGGGCTTCCCCATCCATGTCCAGTGCGATGAGCATTCCTGCTCCCTTCTGCAGTAGCGCCTCTGCGTGTCCGCCTCCCCCCAGGGTTGCGTCCACGTACACTCCTTTTGGAGTCGGCGAAAGCGCCGTCACTATCTCCTCAAGCAAGACAGTCTTGTGAAATTCATCCACCGATACTCTTCAGGACGCTCATTCTTGCGATACTCTTAAGGGCGGCCTGCTTTGAAGGATAGATATCGAATGGATGAAATCCGTAAAGACTGAAGAGCGAGTTGACATAATCCGAAACATTAATGAGCTTTATATCTCCGCCGCGTTCGTTGAATCGGCGCTTGAAATTAATAAGTTCTGGAATGAGATTGGTTTGTATATGTTCGCATCCGGCCAGGTTCATAACAACGCTGAGTTCATTTGCAGCCAAAAGACCCGTAAAAAGAGCCTCAAGTTCCTCGAAGTCTTCTTCAGTGACCTCGCCGGAAAGATTTACGAAGGGCACGCCTTCGGTACGTTTAAGTATAGTTTTCATGGGTTTCTCCCTTGAGAAAGGTACTTTTCAAGGTTTTCGGAATCCTCCTCCTGACTCTGTTCGGATTCTGAGTCGAACCGGACGAACGTCTCAGGATTCCATATCTCAAAATGACTTATGGCTCCACTGATCACGACTTCCGCCTCAACAGAGGCGTATTCGATTAAATGACGGGGAAGCATGATGCGGCCCTGGGAGTCGAGCTCCACCTCTGCGGCAGCAGCTGCCCGGCGCCGCATGAAGCGTCTGGTTTCTTTCTTGTGTCTCGGGATAGCTAGAAGCACCTCATCCTCATATCCCTCCCACTCCGACAGGGGATGAACCTCTATCTCGCCGTCATAGCCTTTAGTGAGAACCAGGGTGCGCTGGTTCGCGGCGTCAAGTGCCCGGCGGAACTGGGCGGGTATGGCTACCCGGCCCTTATGGTCTACCGAATACCTGAACTGTCCACGAAATCGCATTTCTGCCCCACGAATCACCATTCATAACCACATTGTATGCATTTTTCCCCACTTGTCAAGCCCCCTAAATCCAATTCGGACTCAATTCAAAAATCAACCTAAGTCCCGCAATTGCTTTTACTTGCATCTAAATTGACGATTTTCTCAATTTTCCGTATGTGTTCGTGCATTCGTGAATTGTAAAGTTTTCCACATTTTGGGGTCGAAAAAAGAGGCTTTCCCACCGGTGAGTTAAAGGGAAAAAGTTGTGTGTTGAAGATTGCAAATACCCCTTCCCTTGATGGGAAGGGGTATTCTCCGGGAGGAGAATTGGGGTAAGGTGAAGTAGCCTCCCGGGGAGACATGGCTGAATTTCATTCCGCAAGGGTCGAACGAAGTTCGACAGACGCTCATCTAGAGCGTACACCTCCACCCAGCCTCCCCCATCAAGGGAAAGGAGAGGGGTATTCTGCATCGTTCAATCTTGGAAAAAAAACTTAGATAAGGGACCGACCTCAGCGTGCCCCTTGGGATAAGGCTTTATCCCATAGGGTATTAGGTCGGCACGATATTTAAAAGTTCGGGCGCACCTGAAGGTACGCCCCTACGTAAAGATACCCAAAAACCTCAAAAATCCTTCTCAATCAACTCGATAAGGCTGTTCACCAACCTATCCTCGGTCACCGTCTTCACTATCTCGCCCTTTCTGAAGATGACGCCCTTGCCCTTTCCGCCCGCAATGCCGTAATCGGCCTCTCTTGCCTCGCCCGGGCCGTTGACCACGCAGCCCATAACGGCGACCGTTAACGGCCTCTCCACTCGAGCAAGTCTTGTTTTTACCTCTTTTACCAATCTCGAAAGCTCTATCTCAGTTCTTCCGCAGCCCGGGCATGCGATTAGCTTGACCCCTTTCTTCTTCCTCAATCCAAGGCTGTCCAGAAGTTCCCAACATGCTGTAACTTCCTGGACAACCGTTCCGGTTAAGGATATCCTTATTGTGTCTCCAATTCCCTCAAGCAGTAATGGAGCCATTGCCGCTACCGACCGTATTGCTCCCTCGAAAGGCAGGCCAGCCTCTGTTACGCCAAGATGCAAGGGATAGGGGAAGTTCCGTCTCATCACCCGGTAAACGTCGATGGTCGTTCTCGCATCCGAAGACTTTGCCGAGAGCACAAGATCCGAAAACCCAAAATCCTCAAACATCTTTACTGAATTCGAAAGCGCTGCAATTATCGCTTCCGTCGTCGGATGCTTGAATCTTCTCAGAATTCCTTGAGGCAAGGAGCCTGAATTTACGCCTATTCTTATGGGAATTCCCCTCTCACCTGCTCTGTCCGCAATCTCCCTTAGTTCTTTTTTTGAGGAGATATTTCCTGGGTTTATCCTCAATTTGTGCGTTCCCGCCTCGATTGCCCCAAGTGCAAGTTTAGGGTTATAATGCACATCGGCAATGAGAGGGAGAGGGGAGGTCTTCAGCGCTCTCTTGAAGCTTAAAAGAGCCTCTTCGTCCGGCACTGCTACCCTTACAAGCTCAGCGCCAGCAGCTTTTGCTCGTCCGATCTCGGCAAGCACCAGCTTGACATCCCTTGTATCTCGCTTAGTCATCGTCTGCACGGCAATAGGAAAACTTTTCCCTATTCCCAAGCCTCCGACCATTACGTACTTGCGCTTCATTCCTCTCCGGGCGCAGAAACCCTTTCTATCTGAGCGCCGACGGATTCCAGTTTGCGCTCGAGACCTTCGTAGCCCCTATCCAGATGATAAATCCTCGATACCGTTGTGGTCCCTTTTGCGGCAAGTCCTGCAAGAACGAGGGATGCCGAAGCCCTCAAGTCTGAAGCCATAACCTCGGTTCCGGAGAGTTTTTCCGTACCTTCGATTACTGCCGTGTTCCCTTTTAACGTGATCTGGGCGCCCATACGCTGAAGCTCCATTGCCTGCATGAATCGGTTCTCGAATATGGCCTCAGAGATTATGCTTGTGCCTTCACCAAGTGCCAGCCAGGCCATAAACTGAGCCTGCATATCGGTTGGGAAACCGGGGTAGGGTGCCGTGTTCAAAATCAGGGGCGAAGGTCTGTGCATCATTGACACGGTAAGATGATTGCCTGATGCCTCGATTTCTGCTCCGGCCTCAAGAAGAGGCTGTATCAAATTACCCATATGGGACGAAGGCGCATTTCTTAAGATCAATCTTCCACGGGTGATTGCCGCGGCAACGGCATAGGTCCCTGCCTCTATTCTGTCCGGTATGTTTGCGAACTCAGCGCCATGAAGTTCCTTTACGCCTGCGACGGTTATTTCGTGTGTGCCTTCTCCTCGTATATCGGCGCCCATCTTGCGCAGAAAGACGGCAACCGTCGAGACCTCTGGTTCTGCTGCAGCGCCAATTATCTTGGTTTCACCCTCGGCAAGAACGGCTGCCATCATTACATTGATGGTCGCGCCTACGCTCGGACCCTTGGTTCCCTCGAGAAATATCTCAGAGCCTACAAGTTTTTTTGCACGCGCGTGGACGTATCCTTCTTCAACAATGACTTCTGCGCCCAGCTTCTCCATGCCCTTGATGTGAAGGTCAATAGGTCTTGCTCCTATTGCGCATCCGCCCGGCAAGGCTACTTTTGCTTCTTTGAACCTTCCCAGCAACGGGCCTAGAACATAATAGGATGCTCTCATCTTGCGGACTATCTCATAAGGAGCTTCAATACCGGGATTTAGAGCCTGGATTCTGACTGTATCCTCGCTGTGTTCCGATTTTACTCCCAGTGTATCCAGAAGTTCGCACATTGTGGATACATCAACAAGTGAAGGCACGTTAGACAGTACGCAAGGTTCATTTGTCAGAAGCGTTGCCGACATCAGTGGCAACGCGGCGTTCTTTGACCCTGAGATTGTTACTTCTCCGTGCAGAGGGTGACCGCCTGTTATGAGAAGTTTATCCATTTTAATCCTCTCTTTATTAGGGCTTTCCTCTTTTTGACGATCATGCAGGGATTTTGTGAACCCTATTCGGCGCGTCTAAGCCTTACAAGCCCAAACGCGCCCGATAGGACTCGAACCTACGGCCTTCACGTCCGGAGCGTGATGCTCTGTCCGTCTGAGCTACGGGCGCGTTAGCTGCGTTTCTTTCTGAGAAGCTTGCGTCTTTTCTTAAACTTGTGGCGTTTTACCTTTTTCAGTTTACGTTTACGACCGCATGGCATCTATTATTAGCCTTTCTTTTTAGTTATTTCTGGGTTACTACCTGTTTGAGTATCTTGGAGGGCTTGAAAACCGGTACTAGGCGGGCAGGGATGTTAATCTCCTTGCCTGTTCTTGGGTTGCGTGCTATCTTTGAGTTGCGGCGCTTGGATTTGAACACTCCAAATCCTCTTATTTCAATTCTTTTGCCCTCTGCGAGCAGACTAGATATCTCCTTAAGGAATATGTTTATTACCATGGAGATGTCCTTCTTAGTTACGCGGGGGCCAAGCTTGCGCTCGATTACTTCTACTATGTCCGCCTTGCGTACGCTCATTGGGCGCCTCCTTTGTTATTCCGGCTTATTGCCGTTTCAAGAATCTCGCCAATTTCGTTTCGCATCAATTTCTTCCATTGCTCCACGTTAAGGAGAAAGCGAAACTTATCACCAACGATTATATACAAAACCGTGATTCATGTCAAGTGCACTTTATCACAACTCTTAGCGAATCAGATGAAACTCGAAACCTTTCTTTTGCACTCAATCTACTTGACGTTTGCGATATTCTTCATATCATCATATCAAGAAATAAGGAGGATGAAATGCAGAGACGACTCATTATCCTGGCCGTATTAGCCATTGCGTTCATTGGCCCTGCTTGCAAGCCCAAATCAAAAGATGAACTTTCGAAGAACATCCAGGCGGTTGTTGAAGTTGAGGGCCGCGGAAAGATGCGAATTCAGCTCTTTCCGGAACAAGCACCGCGTGCGGTAAAACAGTTCGTAAAACTCTCAAAGGAAACTTTCTATAATAACAGGCAAGTCTGGCGCGTAGGGCAGATGGGTGAAGGCAAGGAATTCGTCATGACCGGATGCCCGAAGAACAACGGAAACGGTTACTACACTATAAAAGGAAAAGGTTACTTCATAAGAGAGGATATTGATTCTACGCTTCATCACGAACGCGGAACGGTCTCCATGATAAACTTCGGCAAGCCCCAGACCACCTCCTCGCAGTTCATTATCTGCCGCGGGCAGATTCCCGAGTTCGACGGCAAGTACTCGATAATCGGCAAGGTTACGGACGGACTAAACGTTCTTGATTCCCTTGAAAAAGGAGATAACATTCTGTCGGTTACGATAGAAGAAGGCGCCGAATAAGCCAGATAGCGCCAGATCATTCAATCTTGTTGACAGGGGGCTGAAAATTACTATCATTACAGTATGATAATTAGGCATCCTCTGTTGGAGGAGAGGTGTTAGCGGTTCTTGCATGGATATGGAACGCCCTCATCGGAGTTCTTGCCGCGAGCTGGGAGCTTCTCTTAGAAATGTCTCCTTATCTCCTTCTTGGGTTTCTCTTCGGGGGTATCCTTCATATATTCGTATCTGTCCAGAAGATAGCGAAACATCTCGGCGGAGCAAGCTTCTGGTCGGTTCTAAAAGCAACACTCGTCGGCATCCCGCTCCCCCTATGCTCCTGCGCCGTCATACCGACCGCTGCATCCATCCGCCAGAGCGGAGCATCCAAAGGCGCAACGCTTGCGTTCCTCATCTCGACTCCTACAACCGGCGTGGATTCGATTCTTGCGACGTACTCACTCCTCGGGCCCATCTTTACCCTCTACCGGATAGCCGCGTCCTTCCTTGCGGGTTTTGCTGCAGGAGTCGGCGCAAACGTCTTTGATAAAGACAAACCTGGGGATAGAGACAAGATAAGCAACAACAATTGCGTAGTTTGCGGCAACTCGACAGACGATGAACACACACATGGTTTTTGGGTTCGCGCTAGGGCAATGGTCGCTTACTCGTTCGGCGAACTCGTAGGTGACATAGGCAAATGGCTCGTAATCGGCACGCTTATAGGCGGCGCTATCGCCTACTTTATTCCTCCGCAGATAATCGGCACTTACTTCAAGTCCCCTATTCTTCAGATGTTAGTGATGCTGGCCGTAGGCGTACCGCTCTACATCTGCGCGACCGGTTCGCTTCCAATAGCGGCCGCGCTCGTGGCTAAGGGCATATCGCCGGGCGCCGCGCTCGTATTCCTAATCGCCGGTCCTGCGACCAACGCGACCACGATCACGGTTGTAGGCAAAACGCTCGGAAAACGTTCACTTATAATCTACCTCACATCCATCGCCATCGTCTCACTCGGTCTTGGGTTTCTCTACAACGTCATTTTTCCATCGGGTATGGTATTCTCATCCTCGGGGAAAATCGTCGGGCTTTTCGAGCTTCCGCCGCTCGTGAGCACCATCTCCGCCGTTATCCTCATCGCTTTGATCCTCCTGCAGTTCGGGCTCTGGATGTACCGCAAGATAGCGCACAAGCCTCACCACTGCTCAGATCAAACCTGCTCCGTCGACGCTTGCTCTTGCTCCGACCATGATCATCACGAAGAGGGAGAAGGGGAGGAGGGTTGCCACTGCGGCGGCAACCACAGCGGTGGTGGCGGTCACGATGAGGGAGATAGTTGTGGTTGTGGACACTCGCACTGCCACGAACCCGTGCACAAAGACCCGTAACACCCGTAACACCCGTGACACACTTAACCCACGTAACACACCTTTGACCTCGATTTTGACAAGGGGCTTAAGCGTAGGGGCCGACCTTCAGGTCGGCCCGATTCATAATGAAAGAACATACTGGCAAAATCTATAGATAAACTTGTACAGGTCGCTTTCAGGCATAACAAGCTGAAAGTGCTTTTTTTAGAATGATCATCAAAAGAAAAGTTTAGTCTTGTTTCAAAGGAGAAGCCAGCGTGGCTTAGGGAGTTCCGAATATGGGTCACTATTCCCTTCAGATTTCTATCTTTATCAGGACACTGGAGAATCTGAATACTACTCCATTCGGCTTCCTGCAGGCCTTCGATAGGTATCTCTTCAATCTTTTCATAGAATTTCTCCTTCGGATAAACGAAAAAACCGTACAAGCTTGTAATAAGAACGCCTTGATTGAACAATACATAGTTATCAAGCTGATCCCAGTGTAACGATTTCCGCCATTCTTCAAAGAAACTCCCTATAGATAAGTTAGGCTTTTCTTGAAATGCAGAGGTAAAAGCTGTTTAAAAATTCAAGATTGAGGAATACCTGCCTAGTGATAACTTTATCGTCTATTTGAGGTTGTTTTATGGTGGGCATAGTGCCTCCTTTATGGTTTATCAGGGCCTACCTGAAGGTCGGCCCCTACATTTCCTATCGATATTTTTACGGGGTGTATTAGTCAGGGTCCCCGACGGAATGCGGGGCATTCTTTTGGGGTGCAGCCAGTTGCCCGCATCCAGCAAGGATGGCTGAGCCAAGGCTCTTGCGCAAGGTCACCGCGGGCAGGTTAGGCATAATCCAGCGCATGAACTCCTCAACGTGGGCGGGTGAGGGGGACCGCAACGCGCATCCGGGGAATGGGTTCAGGGGAATGAGATTTATCTTGCAGGGGATGCCGGCAAGAAGCATCTCTAAATTCTCCGCATCCTTTTTGCGGTCGTTGACGCCCGAAACGAGCACGTACTCGAACGTCACGCGCTTGCCCTTTAGTTCCACGAACCTCCTCACCTCCGGGATAAGCTCGTTCAAGGGATACTTCGCGGCAATCGGCATTATGCGCTCGCGCGTCTCCTGGTCTGCCGCGTTCAAGGACACAGCCAACTTGAACTGCTCAGGCTCCTTCGCGAAGCGCTTTATGCCGGGCACTATCCCCGCGGTCGATATCGTTATCTTGCGGGCGCCGATGCTTAAGCCGAAATCCTCGTTGAGAATCCGTGCCGCAGTCAGGGTCGCTTCGTAGTTCAGGAACGGCTCGCCCATGCCCATGAAGACCACGTTCGTTATACGTTCCGTCTGTCCCCGCTGAACCTCGAGGACCTGTCCTGCAATCTCAGAGGGTTCGAGATTTCTTACCAACCCCATCTGCCCGGTTCTGCATATGAAACATCCTAGCGAGCAGCCCACTTGCGTGGAGACGCAAACGGTCCTGCGGTCCCTGTCCTTGAGCCAGACAGACTCTACCGAAAACCCGTCCTCAAGCTCGAAGAGATGCTTGACCGCGCCCTCCTTTGCGGAGCCGGTGCGGTTTTTAATCTTCAAGTCCGATATCCTGAATCGCTGTGCGAGCTTTTCGCGCAAGGGCTTTGAGATATCGGTCATATCCTCAAAACCCCTCGAACCCTTCTGCCAGAGCCACTTGAATACCTGGCGCGCCCTGAACGCAGGCAGTTCAATCTTTGAGAGCTCCTTTTCGAGTTCCTTGAGCGTGAAGTTCCTTAGTTCAGTCTTCACGTCTTCCTACCCATAGTTGTATCCAATCTGCCGCGCGTTTCCTTTTCGGCAGCATCCGTGATAGTCACCATCGCCAAAGATCGAACAGGCAAATCCGTCGGGGATATGTGTACATCCACATAGTTATCCGTGAGAACCCTTGTTCTGGAAAGGACGACAGCCTCCCTTCGGCTGCCGATGAATCCGCTTCTGAACTCGAGAGATTTTTGTGCGCCAAGCTCCCTTAGTATTTTCGTCCGCTCCCTTGGATTCGAGTTCCTTCTTTGAAGCGCCATGGGCGTGCCCGGCCTCGCAGAATAGGTGAATGCGTGCAGGTATGAGAACGGCATCGAGCGCACGAAATCAAGAGTCCGCGCAAAGCTCGCTTCATCCTCGCTCGGAGTCGAAGTGATTATATCGGTTCCTATCGAAGCGTCAGGAATCCCAGCCAGAACTTTTTCAACAAGCCTTGCGAACTCCGAAGTGGTGTAGGGGCGATTCATCGTTCTCAATATTCCATCATCTCCAGATTGCAGAGGTATGTGAAGGTGCGGGCATATCCTCCTCGACCGGGCTACTACCTCAATAATCCTGTCGTCAATAGTATCAGGTTCGAGCGATGTCAGACGAACTCGCGGAAACGTGCTTTTTTCAGCTTCAATCCTTTCCAATAGTCCGGCAAGGGATTCTCCTCTATCTGCGCCCCAGAGTCCAAGGTTCAATGCGACGAGAACGACCTCACCGAACCCCTTCTCGTAAAGAACGCGAAGTTCGTTCAGAACATCATTAGCTGGCTTGGAGCTTACGGGTCCCCGTATCCTTGAAACTATGCAGTAGGAACATCTGCGGTCGCATCCATCTCCGATTCGAAGAAAAACTCGGTTTCTCGATATTGCCGCAACCGAATCACCCTCCTTGAAATCGACGCCTCCGATAATATCTTGCTTTCGCCCGTAAGGGATAATTTCTGTTACTCCGGGAAGAGTTGAGATTTTTTTTGGATTCGTTTCTGCGCCGCAGCCTGTCACCTTTATCTCGGCGTTCGGGTATTTGCGATGAAGCCGGCGGATGAGCGATACGCTCGACCGATCCGCCGGCTCAGTTACCGTGCAAGTTGTTACGAGACACAGGGAAACTTCTGAATCAAGAGTCTCCTCGTCTGCAAGCTCATACCCGTTGCTTCTATACCAGGCCTTCCAAAGATCGGCCTCGGCTTGACTTAGTTTACAGCCTGCGGCAGCAACTAAGGCTTTGGGCAGAGCCATAAATCATCTATGATTAATATTTAGTCTTCTTCCTTTTTCTTTCGAGTAGTGCGGCGTTTGGGCTTTTCTTCCTTCTTTTCAGGTTCCTTTTCTTCTTTCTTCGCTCTCGGCTTTCTTACAGTCTTCTTCTTCGGGACCTCGGGTTTTTCTTCTTCTACAGGGGTTGCTTCTTCTTTCTGAGTTTCTTGTTCTTCGGTTTCTTCGACTTCGGGTTCTTTTTCCAGGCTGTAATCTTCCTCTTCTCCAGTGTCTTTTCTCTCGGCTACTTCCTCGAGGGTGCTCAAATCGCCCAGGTGATCCTTGAGAGAGAAGCCCTTCGGCGCACGGATGGGTGCAGTCTCCTGGCGTTCCTTTTCTTCGGTCTTCTGGTAGAATTCCCTTTCGGAAAGTATTACCCGGCGCGCCTTGGAGTCAATCCTGCGGATAACAAGCTGGAGTTCCTCGCCGAGTTCGTAGTGATCTTTAATCTTCTTTATCTTGCGTCTGCGAAGCTGCTGCTGAGGAATAAAGCCTTCTATATCTTCGGTAAGGGCAACCACGACGCCGGACGCAGGCATATCGATAATCTTGCCGGTGATCTGGGCGC
This DNA window, taken from bacterium, encodes the following:
- the rsmH gene encoding 16S rRNA (cytosine(1402)-N(4))-methyltransferase RsmH, with the translated sequence MDEFHKTVLLEEIVTALSPTPKGVYVDATLGGGGHAEALLQKGAGMLIALDMDGEALAHAGRKLACFAERLSLHNKNFKFMDEVLSAEGIKEVDGVVFDLGLSWHQVRSPDRGFSYQGEGKLDMRFDTQASGPTALDIIRKEKRDVLEKIFRDYGEEPFARRIADEVSRKRHSIKTAADLREMLREVVGENRLRKTAMRVFQALRIAVNDELSNLEKGLHSAVAHLAPRGRVAVIDYHSLEARIVKKIYKEAQSQGTYRKVNSKPIVASREEQARNPASRSARLRIIEKI
- a CDS encoding STAS domain-containing protein, which codes for MKTILKRTEGVPFVNLSGEVTEEDFEELEALFTGLLAANELSVVMNLAGCEHIQTNLIPELINFKRRFNERGGDIKLINVSDYVNSLFSLYGFHPFDIYPSKQAALKSIARMSVLKSIGG
- the mraZ gene encoding division/cell wall cluster transcriptional repressor MraZ codes for the protein MVIRGAEMRFRGQFRYSVDHKGRVAIPAQFRRALDAANQRTLVLTKGYDGEIEVHPLSEWEGYEDEVLLAIPRHKKETRRFMRRRAAAAAEVELDSQGRIMLPRHLIEYASVEAEVVISGAISHFEIWNPETFVRFDSESEQSQEEDSENLEKYLSQGRNP
- the ispG gene encoding flavodoxin-dependent (E)-4-hydroxy-3-methylbut-2-enyl-diphosphate synthase codes for the protein MKRKYVMVGGLGIGKSFPIAVQTMTKRDTRDVKLVLAEIGRAKAAGAELVRVAVPDEEALLSFKRALKTSPLPLIADVHYNPKLALGAIEAGTHKLRINPGNISSKKELREIADRAGERGIPIRIGVNSGSLPQGILRRFKHPTTEAIIAALSNSVKMFEDFGFSDLVLSAKSSDARTTIDVYRVMRRNFPYPLHLGVTEAGLPFEGAIRSVAAMAPLLLEGIGDTIRISLTGTVVQEVTACWELLDSLGLRKKKGVKLIACPGCGRTEIELSRLVKEVKTRLARVERPLTVAVMGCVVNGPGEAREADYGIAGGKGKGVIFRKGEIVKTVTEDRLVNSLIELIEKDF
- the murA gene encoding UDP-N-acetylglucosamine 1-carboxyvinyltransferase — protein: MDKLLITGGHPLHGEVTISGSKNAALPLMSATLLTNEPCVLSNVPSLVDVSTMCELLDTLGVKSEHSEDTVRIQALNPGIEAPYEIVRKMRASYYVLGPLLGRFKEAKVALPGGCAIGARPIDLHIKGMEKLGAEVIVEEGYVHARAKKLVGSEIFLEGTKGPSVGATINVMMAAVLAEGETKIIGAAAEPEVSTVAVFLRKMGADIRGEGTHEITVAGVKELHGAEFANIPDRIEAGTYAVAAAITRGRLILRNAPSSHMGNLIQPLLEAGAEIEASGNHLTVSMMHRPSPLILNTAPYPGFPTDMQAQFMAWLALGEGTSIISEAIFENRFMQAMELQRMGAQITLKGNTAVIEGTEKLSGTEVMASDLRASASLVLAGLAAKGTTTVSRIYHLDRGYEGLERKLESVGAQIERVSAPGEE
- a CDS encoding integration host factor subunit beta; this encodes MSVRKADIVEVIERKLGPRVTKKDISMVINIFLKEISSLLAEGKRIEIRGFGVFKSKRRNSKIARNPRTGKEINIPARLVPVFKPSKILKQVVTQK
- a CDS encoding peptidylprolyl isomerase, which translates into the protein MQRRLIILAVLAIAFIGPACKPKSKDELSKNIQAVVEVEGRGKMRIQLFPEQAPRAVKQFVKLSKETFYNNRQVWRVGQMGEGKEFVMTGCPKNNGNGYYTIKGKGYFIREDIDSTLHHERGTVSMINFGKPQTTSSQFIICRGQIPEFDGKYSIIGKVTDGLNVLDSLEKGDNILSVTIEEGAE
- a CDS encoding SO_0444 family Cu/Zn efflux transporter, giving the protein MLAVLAWIWNALIGVLAASWELLLEMSPYLLLGFLFGGILHIFVSVQKIAKHLGGASFWSVLKATLVGIPLPLCSCAVIPTAASIRQSGASKGATLAFLISTPTTGVDSILATYSLLGPIFTLYRIAASFLAGFAAGVGANVFDKDKPGDRDKISNNNCVVCGNSTDDEHTHGFWVRARAMVAYSFGELVGDIGKWLVIGTLIGGAIAYFIPPQIIGTYFKSPILQMLVMLAVGVPLYICATGSLPIAAALVAKGISPGAALVFLIAGPATNATTITVVGKTLGKRSLIIYLTSIAIVSLGLGFLYNVIFPSGMVFSSSGKIVGLFELPPLVSTISAVILIALILLQFGLWMYRKIAHKPHHCSDQTCSVDACSCSDHDHHEEGEGEEGCHCGGNHSGGGGHDEGDSCGCGHSHCHEPVHKDP
- the rlmN gene encoding 23S rRNA (adenine(2503)-C(2))-methyltransferase RlmN produces the protein MKTELRNFTLKELEKELSKIELPAFRARQVFKWLWQKGSRGFEDMTDISKPLREKLAQRFRISDLKIKNRTGSAKEGAVKHLFELEDGFSVESVWLKDRDRRTVCVSTQVGCSLGCFICRTGQMGLVRNLEPSEIAGQVLEVQRGQTERITNVVFMGMGEPFLNYEATLTAARILNEDFGLSIGARKITISTAGIVPGIKRFAKEPEQFKLAVSLNAADQETRERIMPIAAKYPLNELIPEVRRFVELKGKRVTFEYVLVSGVNDRKKDAENLEMLLAGIPCKINLIPLNPFPGCALRSPSPAHVEEFMRWIMPNLPAVTLRKSLGSAILAGCGQLAAPQKNAPHSVGDPD
- a CDS encoding MiaB/RimO family radical SAM methylthiotransferase; the protein is MALPKALVAAAGCKLSQAEADLWKAWYRSNGYELADEETLDSEVSLCLVTTCTVTEPADRSSVSLIRRLHRKYPNAEIKVTGCGAETNPKKISTLPGVTEIIPYGRKQDIIGGVDFKEGDSVAAISRNRVFLRIGDGCDRRCSYCIVSRIRGPVSSKPANDVLNELRVLYEKGFGEVVLVALNLGLWGADRGESLAGLLERIEAEKSTFPRVRLTSLEPDTIDDRIIEVVARSRRICPHLHIPLQSGDDGILRTMNRPYTTSEFARLVEKVLAGIPDASIGTDIITSTPSEDEASFARTLDFVRSMPFSYLHAFTYSARPGTPMALQRRNSNPRERTKILRELGAQKSLEFRSGFIGSRREAVVLSRTRVLTDNYVDVHISPTDLPVRSLAMVTITDAAEKETRGRLDTTMGRKT